From the Streptomyces sp. Sge12 genome, the window GCGACCTCGTTCCGGTAGGCCGCCTCGATCAGGGCTTCGCGGGTGGGGAAGTTGCGGTAGAGGGTGCCGGTTCCCACGCCGGCCTCCTTGGCGATGCGCTCGAAGTGCGCCTCCAGGCCCTGCTCGGTGAACACGCGCACCGCGGCAGCCAGGATCTTGTCCCGGTTGCGCTGTGCGTCGGCCCTCAGCGGGCGTTCTGCGTCTGCGGCCATCAACGGCCCTCCCCTGCTTCCTCATCGACACCCGCTTGCTAAGTGGAGGGGCCTCCACTTAGCCTGGCTGAAGTGGCGGCGCCTCCACTTTCACTCTAGGGCATGGCCTCGGCCTGCCCCATTCCTCTTCGGAAGGGACTCCCGCCATGTCGGGAATCGAAGGCAAAATCGTGGCCGTCACCGGCGCGGGCAGCGGCATCGGCGAGGCCACCGCCCTCCTGCTCGCCGAGCGGGGCGCGAAGGTGGTCCTCGGCGCACGCCGCACGGAGCGCCTGGAGGCTCTGGCCGCCCGGATCGAGAAGGCCGGCGGCGAGGCCGCCTGGATCCGTACGGACGTGACGCGGCGCACCGACCTGGTGGGCCTCGTCGACCTGGCGCGAGAGCGGTACGGCAGGCTCGACGTGCTCGTCGGCAATGCCGGGGTCGGATTGATCTCCCCGCTCGACGAACTGCGCGTCGACGACTGGGAGGAGATGATCGACGTCAACTTGAAGGGCGTCCTCTACGGGATCGCCGCGGCGCTCCCCGTCTTCCGGGAACAGGGCTCCGGCCACTTCGTCAACGTCGTGTCCACCGCCGGACTGCGGGTCGTGCCGCTCCAGTCCGTGTACGCGGGCACCAAGAACGCCGTGCGCACGATCTCCGAGGGCCTGCGCCAGGAGGCCGGGGACAGCCTGCGCGTGACCGTCGTGTCGCCCGGCGCCGTCCGTACGGACTTCACGGAGCGCATGGGACCGGAGGCCCGGGACCGGATCGACCGCATGATGGAGACCGCGCTGTCGCCGGACGCGGTGGCCCGCGCCATCGCCTTCGCCATCGAGCAGCCGGACGGTGTCGACGTGGGTGACATCGTCGTTCGCCCCACAGCACAGGCCTGACGGCGGACGGCGAACGGAAAACCGCCGGGGGACCGGCACAGCGCCGGCGGCGGTGTGCCGGTCCCCCGCGCGCCGCTGCCTACGGGGCCATCTCGTACGTGCCGGACAGCGCCTCGACCCGGGCCCAGACGCGCGCCGCGCGCGCCTCGTCCACGACCGGACGCCGGACCGCGCCGAGCGCCCAGTCCTGCTGGGCAGCGGTGGCCGAGTCCTTGCCGTACAGCTCGACGGCGTGGCCGGAGAAGTCGCGCACGAGCACGGAGAACAGCTCGTCGAGCACGGACTCGTCCAGGTCCGTCAGGCGGGCCTGCTCCAGGACCAGCTGCCCGTAGACGACCAGCGCGAACAGCTGGCCCACGGAGAGGAGGAAGTCGAGGTCACGGCTCTGCTCCTCGTCCGGCGCGACGGTGGCCACGAACGCGCAGAGGGCGTCGGCCTGCTCGCGGAACCGCGCCACGTTCGGCACGGCGGCGTACGCGTCGTAGGCGGTCCGCCAGTCGTGGAAGCGTACGGAGCCCAGGCCCCGGGCCGGTCCCTGCTGGAACAGGAAGGCGTCGTCGGCCGCGTCGAGACGGGTGGGCACCTCGGGGTACTCGGCCGGGTTCAGCAGGTGGTTGTGCATGAACTTGAGGATCAGGGCCAGGTTGACGTGGACCGTGCCCTCCAGCTTGGGGAGGCCGCGGATCTCGATGGCCGCCTGCGCGAAGTAGTTGTCCTTCTCGAAGCCCTTGGCGGCGATGACGTCCCACATCAGGTCGATGACCTTCTCGCCCTCGGTGGTCACCTTCATCTTCGTCATCGGGTTGAAGAGCAGGTAACGGCGGTCGTCCGGGCCGGCGGTGCGGAAGTAGTCGACGGCGCGGTCGCTGAAGAGCTTCATGCCGACCAGGCGGACGTACGCGTCGGCCAGCTCCCGGCGCACGTGCGGGAAGGCGGTGACGGGGCGGCCGTACAGGACGCGGTTGTGCGCGTGGGTGACGGCCTCGTACATCGCGTGCTCGCAGATGCCGATGGAGGCGGTGCAGAGGTTGAACTTGCCGACGTTGACAGTGTTCAGGGCGGCGTCGAAGGCGGCCCGGCCGGTGTGCAGGACGTCCTCGGCGCGGACCGGGTAGTCGTCGAGGCGGAACTCGCTGACGTACTTGGAGGAGTCGACGACGTTCTTCACGAGGTGGTACGCCGCGTGGCGGCTGTCGGCGGCGAAGAAGACGTAGCCGTCGGGGCCCTCGATGTCGGTGCGGCGGCCGAAGACCGAGACGAGGCCGGCGGCGTTGCCGTTGCCGATGTAGTACTTGGAGCCGCTCGCGCGGAATCCGCCGGCACCGTCGCTGTCGGGCTGCAGCAGCATGTCGGTGGAGTAGATGTCGGCGCCGTGGCTCTTCTCGGAGAGGCCGAAGGCGAACACCTCGCCCTCGGAGAGGAGTTGCGCGGCGCGCTCGCGGGCCTCGGCGTTGTCGCTCTGCCAGACCGGGCCCAGGCCGAGGATGGTGACCTGCCAGGCGTACCAGTAGTCGAGGCCGTAGAAGCCGAAGATCTCGTTCAGGGCCGCGATCCGGGCGGTGTCCCAGCGCTTGTCCGACTCCCCCTCGCCCGCGGCGGCGGCCGGGGTCAGGAAGGTCGCGAAGAGCCCCTCCTTCGCGGAGAACGCGAGGAAGTCCGCCAGCCACGCGCGGGAGCGGTAGTCCTCGATCAGCCGGCGCTTGCCGCGGCTCTCGAACCAGTCGACGGTGGCGCGCAGCAGCCTGCGGGTCTCGGGGTCGAAGTGCGCCGGGTCGTAGGTGTGCGGGTTGAAGAGCAGGGCGTCTGCCATGGAGGTTCACCTTCCGAGGGGTTGGGGTCGGGCGCGTGGAGGGGCGCGGCGGCGGGTGCGGCGGCGCGCACGGCGGTGCGGCCGTGCGGTTCAGGCGGTGGCGGCGGTGGTGGCAGTGGTGGCAGTGGTGGCGGCGGTCGATGCGGTCCCGCCGAGCCGGTGCAGCGTGGCGAGGACGTCGTCGAGCCAGGCGATCGTCATCCGCTCGTACGCGATGCCGCCGCGCAGCACGACGTGCTGGAGCTCCTGACCGGCGTCGAGCGGCGCGGGGGCGTCCGGCCCGGTGAAGTCGCGCAGTTCACCGGCGAGATAGCGGGCCAGCCGGTCGCTGTGCGCCCGGTGGTGCCGCTCGACCTCCTGGATGAGCGCGGCCGGGTCGTCGAAGGCCACGCCGCGGATCTTGACGGCGAGGTCGTGGCGCAGGCTCTCGGGTTCGATCGGCTCGTGCAGCCACCCGGCGAGTGCGGCGCGGCCGGGACCGGCGACGGAGTACTCCTTCTTGTCCGGCCGGCCCTGCTGCGGCACCTCGCGGACGGCGAGCAGCCCGTCGCCCTCCATCCGCCCCAGCACGCGGTAGATCTGCTGGTGGGTGGCGGTCCAGAAGTAGCCGATGGACCGGTCGAACCGGCGGGCCAGCTCGTAGCCGGAGCCCGGCTTCTCCAGCAGGGAGACGAGGATCGCGTGGTCGAGCGCCATGCCCCGATCTTTCTATGCAACTCGTTGCATAGACAAGCGGCAGTGCTCAGGTGAGACGCGGCTCACCCGGCCTCGTCGCTGTTCGAGGAGTAGGCCTACCGGGTGCATCGGGGAACCACGGGGCCCTCGCGGGCGTTGGTGCGACCATAGGGAAGGTGATCAGCCGGTCCCACCGGCCGGCTGGCCCCCGCCGCTACCCGCGCCTTCCGATGACTCCGAGGGGAGCCGTTCATGAGTACGGCGAAAGACCTGTTCATCATCGCGATGGACCCGCCGCCGGACCGTCCCGTCGGGCAGGGCGACCTGTCGCTCGCCCTCGCCGGAGCCGAGCTGATCGACCTCCTCGACGCGCAGGCCGCCGCCCTGGACGGCGACCGCATCGTGCCCGGCGAGCCGTCGGAGCTGCACGACCCGCTGCTGTCCGAGGCCGCGTCGGCGCTCACCCGCCACACTCCGTACGAGCGGGTCGACGAATGGCTGTGGCGCCGCGGCCGCGATCTGTCCGCGGCGTACCAGGCCGCCCTGGAGGAGGCCGGTGAGCTGACGCGGGGACGGCGCGGCCTGCTGCCCTTCGGGAGCGACCGCATGGAGGTGGCCGATACGCCCGCCCGCCGGCGGGCGCTGGGCCGTCAGGAGGAGGACGAGCCCGTCCTCGCCGCCCTCGCCTCGGTCGTGGGCCTCCGCAGCGACGACCCCGAGGCCGAACCCCGCCCGGGCGACGAGGCGGTGACGACCGTCCTGGCCGTCGTCAACGACGCGGTGATGGAACTGGAGGCCGTGCGCCAGCGGCGGACCATCGAGAACGCGGCGTACGCCAACATGTGGCGCAGCCCCTGAGGCCCGAGCGCGGCCCGGCCGGCCCGGTCCGTGTGACGGAGGCTCAGCCGCGGTCGGCGGCCGTCCACCACACTGGGTACGGGGTGCTGCCGAGCGCGGCGTCGAGGGAGAAGGGGTGTGCGGCCGGCCGGGCGGTGTCAGCCGGTGTCGAGGACGAGGTCGGCGCGGTGCCGGCCGAGGGCGACGAGCCGGGCGTTGGCCTCGTCCGAGCGGGCCACCCAGGCACGCGCGTGCGCGGGGTCCTTGCCGTGCCGCACATGACGGTCGATCAGCCGGTCCAGGCGCAGGTCCTCGGCGGGGGCGAGGTACCAGACCTCGTCCAGCAGCGGCCGCACCGCGGACCACTCCCCCGCGTCGTGCAGCAGGTAGTTCCCCTCGGTGATCACCAGCGGTACGTCCGGGGCGACGGGGATGCTGCCCGCGATCGGCTCCTCCAGGGAGCGGTCGAAGGCAGGCGCGTACACCGTGGGCCCCTGCGGTGCGCGCAGCCGCCGCAGCAGGGCGACGTAGCCGGCGGCGTCGAAGGTGTCCGGGGCGCCCTTGCGGTCGGCGCGGCCCAGGTCGTCCAGCACGGCCTGCGCGAGGTGGAAGCCGTCCATCGGGACCACCACGGCCCGGTCCGGTCCGAGCGCGTCGGCGATCCGGGCGGCCAGGGTCGACTTTCCGGCCCCGGGGGGCCCGGCGATGCCCAGGATGCGCCGCTCGCCCGGGGCGGCCAGCGCCTGCGCCCTCGTCACCGGTTCCCTCGTACCCATCCGCCCATCCTGCCCGAGGAACACCGCCCGGCGCCCCCCGCCCGCGATCGGGGCAGGGGGGCCGGGCGACGGATCAGCAGCGGGGGCAGGCGTCGCGGATCACGCGCCAGGTG encodes:
- a CDS encoding SDR family oxidoreductase, giving the protein MSGIEGKIVAVTGAGSGIGEATALLLAERGAKVVLGARRTERLEALAARIEKAGGEAAWIRTDVTRRTDLVGLVDLARERYGRLDVLVGNAGVGLISPLDELRVDDWEEMIDVNLKGVLYGIAAALPVFREQGSGHFVNVVSTAGLRVVPLQSVYAGTKNAVRTISEGLRQEAGDSLRVTVVSPGAVRTDFTERMGPEARDRIDRMMETALSPDAVARAIAFAIEQPDGVDVGDIVVRPTAQA
- a CDS encoding acyl-CoA dehydrogenase family protein; the protein is MADALLFNPHTYDPAHFDPETRRLLRATVDWFESRGKRRLIEDYRSRAWLADFLAFSAKEGLFATFLTPAAAAGEGESDKRWDTARIAALNEIFGFYGLDYWYAWQVTILGLGPVWQSDNAEARERAAQLLSEGEVFAFGLSEKSHGADIYSTDMLLQPDSDGAGGFRASGSKYYIGNGNAAGLVSVFGRRTDIEGPDGYVFFAADSRHAAYHLVKNVVDSSKYVSEFRLDDYPVRAEDVLHTGRAAFDAALNTVNVGKFNLCTASIGICEHAMYEAVTHAHNRVLYGRPVTAFPHVRRELADAYVRLVGMKLFSDRAVDYFRTAGPDDRRYLLFNPMTKMKVTTEGEKVIDLMWDVIAAKGFEKDNYFAQAAIEIRGLPKLEGTVHVNLALILKFMHNHLLNPAEYPEVPTRLDAADDAFLFQQGPARGLGSVRFHDWRTAYDAYAAVPNVARFREQADALCAFVATVAPDEEQSRDLDFLLSVGQLFALVVYGQLVLEQARLTDLDESVLDELFSVLVRDFSGHAVELYGKDSATAAQQDWALGAVRRPVVDEARAARVWARVEALSGTYEMAP
- a CDS encoding PadR family transcriptional regulator, whose protein sequence is MALDHAILVSLLEKPGSGYELARRFDRSIGYFWTATHQQIYRVLGRMEGDGLLAVREVPQQGRPDKKEYSVAGPGRAALAGWLHEPIEPESLRHDLAVKIRGVAFDDPAALIQEVERHHRAHSDRLARYLAGELRDFTGPDAPAPLDAGQELQHVVLRGGIAYERMTIAWLDDVLATLHRLGGTASTAATTATTATTAATA
- a CDS encoding GOLPH3/VPS74 family protein, with protein sequence MSTAKDLFIIAMDPPPDRPVGQGDLSLALAGAELIDLLDAQAAALDGDRIVPGEPSELHDPLLSEAASALTRHTPYERVDEWLWRRGRDLSAAYQAALEEAGELTRGRRGLLPFGSDRMEVADTPARRRALGRQEEDEPVLAALASVVGLRSDDPEAEPRPGDEAVTTVLAVVNDAVMELEAVRQRRTIENAAYANMWRSP
- a CDS encoding nucleoside/nucleotide kinase family protein, coding for MGTREPVTRAQALAAPGERRILGIAGPPGAGKSTLAARIADALGPDRAVVVPMDGFHLAQAVLDDLGRADRKGAPDTFDAAGYVALLRRLRAPQGPTVYAPAFDRSLEEPIAGSIPVAPDVPLVITEGNYLLHDAGEWSAVRPLLDEVWYLAPAEDLRLDRLIDRHVRHGKDPAHARAWVARSDEANARLVALGRHRADLVLDTG